A genomic segment from Streptomyces sp. NBC_01233 encodes:
- a CDS encoding DUF3040 domain-containing protein, translated as MPLSEHEQRMLEQMERALYAEDPKFATALEGSGLRTYTRRRVYTAVAGIVVGIALLMTGVIIPNVLWISVVGFLVMLGCTVLVVTGWRKAPKPGEQPVSGSTGGSAHGRNRQRRSMMTRIEERWQRRRDEQGQ; from the coding sequence GTGCCGCTCTCGGAGCACGAGCAGCGAATGCTCGAGCAGATGGAGCGAGCGCTGTACGCCGAAGATCCCAAGTTCGCGACAGCGCTTGAGGGAAGCGGACTGCGTACGTACACCCGGCGACGGGTCTACACGGCAGTCGCAGGCATTGTGGTGGGTATCGCGCTCCTCATGACCGGTGTGATCATTCCGAACGTGCTCTGGATCAGCGTGGTGGGATTCCTCGTCATGCTGGGATGTACGGTCCTGGTGGTCACCGGTTGGCGCAAGGCACCCAAGCCTGGCGAGCAGCCCGTCTCCGGAAGTACAGGCGGTTCGGCCCATGGCCGGAACCGGCAGCGTCGGTCGATGATGACCCGCATCGAGGAACGGTGGCAGCGCCGCCGTGACGAGCAGGGGCAGTAG